One Rhodothermales bacterium DNA window includes the following coding sequences:
- a CDS encoding DUF4038 domain-containing protein, whose amino-acid sequence MRHALILSFCLLAGAATAQDLRIGDDGRHIVNADGSPFFWLGDTAWELFHRLDREEAGYYLENRAAKGFTVIQAVVLAEFDGLTEPNRYGALALVDQDPTRPNEAYFQHVDAVVDRAAALGLYIGMLPTWGDKFNRKWGVGPEVFTPANARAYGEFLGRRYRNKPVIWILGGDRPPEEEDDFAIIRAMAEGLAAGDEGRHLMTYHPSGGYSSSRFFQEDGWLDIHMFQSGHGEIDNPNYRMTSADYGRTPVRPVLDGEPNYEDHPINWRAQNGWFDAFDSRRAGYWSMLAGAMGHTYGNHNVWQFLDVDRHPPVSVARTMWREALDYPGAFQAGYMRQLFESRPWQLLQPATGQVKDAPNTGGRTVMAAAASDGSFLIAYTPFGDAFAVSLESMQAPRIRLWWFNPALGTAIPLGERARTDVLRLDPPADPARGNDWVLVVDDARRDFPEPGKK is encoded by the coding sequence ATGAGACACGCACTGATCCTGTCGTTTTGCCTGCTCGCCGGCGCCGCCACGGCGCAGGATCTCCGTATCGGCGACGATGGCCGGCACATCGTCAACGCCGACGGGTCACCCTTCTTCTGGCTGGGCGATACCGCGTGGGAGCTGTTTCATCGGCTGGACCGCGAGGAGGCGGGCTATTACCTCGAAAATCGGGCGGCCAAAGGGTTTACGGTCATCCAGGCCGTCGTGCTGGCCGAGTTCGACGGGTTGACGGAGCCGAACCGCTATGGCGCGCTGGCGCTGGTCGACCAGGACCCGACGCGGCCGAACGAGGCCTATTTTCAGCATGTGGACGCCGTGGTCGATCGTGCCGCGGCGCTGGGGCTCTACATCGGGATGCTGCCTACCTGGGGCGACAAGTTCAACAGGAAGTGGGGCGTGGGCCCCGAGGTGTTCACGCCGGCCAACGCACGCGCCTACGGCGAATTTCTGGGCCGGCGGTATCGCAACAAACCGGTGATCTGGATCCTCGGGGGGGACCGACCGCCTGAAGAGGAGGACGATTTCGCCATTATCCGGGCGATGGCCGAGGGGCTGGCGGCGGGCGACGAAGGCCGGCACCTGATGACGTACCATCCGTCCGGCGGCTACTCGTCCTCGCGCTTCTTTCAGGAGGACGGCTGGCTGGACATCCACATGTTTCAATCCGGCCACGGCGAGATCGACAACCCCAACTACCGGATGACGTCGGCCGACTACGGCCGGACGCCGGTGCGGCCTGTGCTGGACGGCGAGCCGAACTACGAGGATCACCCGATCAACTGGCGCGCCCAGAACGGGTGGTTCGACGCGTTCGACAGCCGGCGCGCCGGCTACTGGTCGATGCTGGCCGGCGCGATGGGGCACACCTACGGCAATCACAACGTGTGGCAATTCCTGGATGTCGACCGGCACCCGCCCGTGTCCGTCGCCCGCACCATGTGGCGCGAGGCGCTGGATTATCCCGGTGCGTTTCAGGCCGGCTACATGCGGCAGCTGTTCGAGTCGAGACCCTGGCAGCTGCTGCAGCCGGCGACGGGCCAGGTGAAGGATGCGCCCAACACGGGCGGCCGGACCGTCATGGCCGCGGCCGCGTCGGACGGCAGTTTTCTGATCGCCTATACGCCGTTCGGGGATGCATTCGCCGTCTCGCTCGAGTCCATGCAAGCGCCACGCATCCGCCTATGGTGGTTCAACCCCGCGCTCGGCACGGCCATCCCCCTCGGGGAGCGGGCGCGGACGGACGTGCTGCGTCTCGATCCGCCGGCGGACCCGGCCCGAGGGAACGACTGGGTCCTCGTCGTCGACGATGCGCGCCGCGACTTCCCGGAGCCCGGCAAAAAATAG
- the corA gene encoding magnesium/cobalt transporter CorA — protein sequence MLRHRRKPKRPGLPPGTLVYTGAPRTEQVQISVIDYDAEAVREKPDANTADCIPVASPATVTWVNVNGVHDATVIEAIGRMAGLHPLVMEDIVNTGQRPKFESYETYAFIELYMLHERKDQAIDIEQVSLVVGKGFVISFQEYEGDVFTPVIERIRNGKGNIRKMGADYLAYVLVDTIVDHYFHVVELAGEKMDAIESQLLLDAHDEVLYTINDLKREVLHLRRAIWPMREVVAAMDRNEDRLFDKKTRIYLRDVYDHVVQVIEMLESQRDALASLTELYLSTQSQRMNEVMKFLTIIGTIFIPLTFVVGIYGMNFDHMPELHWMFGYPVVMGIMAVMALGLVLYFKRKKWL from the coding sequence ATGCTCAGACATCGTCGCAAGCCGAAGCGCCCCGGATTGCCTCCGGGCACCCTCGTCTACACAGGCGCGCCGCGCACCGAGCAGGTGCAGATCTCGGTGATCGATTACGATGCGGAGGCGGTGCGCGAAAAGCCGGACGCGAACACGGCGGATTGTATCCCGGTGGCGTCGCCGGCGACCGTGACCTGGGTCAATGTCAACGGCGTGCACGATGCCACGGTCATCGAGGCCATAGGCCGCATGGCCGGGCTGCATCCGCTGGTCATGGAGGATATCGTAAACACCGGCCAGCGCCCGAAATTCGAGTCGTACGAGACCTATGCGTTTATCGAGCTCTACATGCTGCACGAGCGCAAGGACCAGGCCATCGACATCGAACAGGTGAGCCTGGTGGTGGGGAAGGGGTTCGTCATTTCGTTTCAGGAATACGAGGGGGACGTCTTCACCCCGGTGATCGAACGCATCCGGAACGGGAAGGGCAATATCCGGAAGATGGGGGCCGACTATCTGGCCTACGTCCTGGTGGATACGATCGTCGATCACTACTTCCACGTCGTGGAGCTGGCCGGCGAAAAGATGGACGCCATCGAGTCCCAGCTCCTGCTGGACGCCCACGACGAGGTGCTCTACACCATCAACGACCTCAAACGCGAGGTGCTCCACCTGCGTCGCGCGATCTGGCCGATGCGCGAGGTTGTGGCGGCGATGGACCGCAACGAAGACCGGCTCTTCGACAAAAAGACGCGCATTTACCTCCGCGACGTGTACGACCACGTGGTGCAGGTCATCGAAATGCTCGAGAGCCAGCGCGACGCCCTGGCCAGCCTCACCGAACTCTACCTCTCCACGCAGAGCCAGCGCATGAACGAGGTCATGAAGTTCCTCACGATCATCGGGACGATCTTTATCCCGCTGACGTTCGTCGTCGGCATCTACGGGATGAATTTCGACCACATGCCCGAGCTGCACTGGATGTTCGGGTATCCCGTCGTGATGGGCATTATGGCCGTTATGGCGTTGGGTCTGGTTCTGTATTTCAAGCGGAAAAAATGGCTATGA
- a CDS encoding pentapeptide repeat-containing protein, translating to MANIEHVEILRQGVEIWNQWRDEHRSIQPDLHGLNLKGVDLSGANLREVNFLEANLQGADLRWTDLIKANFFECNLTGAQLFSADLTRANFVRANLFRANLCRARMHNANLSRANLSRANLEEADLSKAILFRARLIGSNLRSANLADANLSEVDLSGAIINDATRLRGAKDVLAGINGIYSFSTDSAALMSSTPRGDSMLGPHPEAVLESLKRARRYHGFSFGLAFVSLMLLITNPPELSIYTFGSIRTPIERYTLFSLMFTAGVLSYVKSFMEDALEGTRYLRDRESAVKVGRFPWSMSRFAGYRWDRRLTSLLIRFVMAFHPVVYLFFPRVEVPWYEWALGSLILLFSGWIFLISQKFQKPILFDTVTELHRKSDIKVMASKLDVLIDLLRKGRSA from the coding sequence ATGGCCAATATCGAGCATGTTGAGATTTTAAGGCAGGGGGTTGAAATCTGGAATCAGTGGCGCGACGAGCACCGTTCGATTCAGCCCGACTTGCACGGTCTAAACCTGAAAGGCGTCGATCTCAGCGGCGCCAACCTGCGCGAGGTGAACTTCCTGGAGGCCAATCTCCAGGGGGCCGATTTGCGCTGGACGGATCTGATCAAGGCCAACTTCTTCGAGTGCAACCTGACCGGCGCCCAGCTCTTCAGCGCGGACCTGACGCGCGCCAATTTTGTCCGTGCCAACCTGTTTCGGGCGAACCTGTGCCGGGCCCGCATGCACAACGCCAACCTGAGCCGCGCGAACCTGAGCCGCGCCAACCTCGAGGAAGCGGACCTGAGCAAGGCGATCCTTTTTCGCGCGCGGCTGATCGGCTCGAACTTGCGCAGCGCGAACCTGGCCGACGCGAACCTGAGCGAAGTCGACCTCAGCGGCGCCATCATCAACGACGCCACCCGGTTGCGCGGCGCCAAGGACGTCCTCGCCGGTATCAACGGCATCTATTCCTTCAGCACCGACTCGGCCGCGCTGATGTCGTCCACCCCGCGTGGCGACTCGATGCTCGGGCCGCATCCAGAGGCCGTGCTGGAAAGCCTCAAACGGGCGCGGCGGTATCACGGCTTTTCGTTCGGGCTCGCGTTCGTCTCGCTGATGCTGCTGATCACCAATCCGCCCGAGCTGTCCATCTACACCTTCGGCAGCATCCGCACGCCCATCGAGCGGTACACGCTGTTCTCCCTCATGTTTACAGCCGGCGTGCTCTCCTATGTCAAGTCGTTCATGGAGGATGCCCTCGAGGGCACGCGCTATTTACGGGATCGCGAGAGCGCCGTCAAGGTGGGCCGGTTTCCGTGGTCGATGAGCCGGTTCGCCGGCTACCGGTGGGATCGCCGGCTGACCTCGCTCCTCATCCGGTTCGTCATGGCGTTTCATCCGGTCGTCTACCTCTTTTTCCCCCGCGTCGAGGTGCCCTGGTACGAGTGGGCGCTCGGGAGCCTGATCCTGCTCTTCAGCGGGTGGATCTTCCTCATCTCCCAGAAATTCCAGAAACCCATCCTGTTCGACACCGTGACCGAGCTCCATCGAAAAAGCGACATCAAGGTCATGGCATCCAAGCTGGATGTGCTGATCGATCTGCTCCGCAAGGGACGCTCCGCCTGA
- a CDS encoding TfoX/Sxy family protein, with amino-acid sequence MAFDTALAERIRSTLASKVSVTEKRMFGGLAFMHRGYMFCGIVKDELMARVGPAGYEAALRLPHVRPMDFTGKPMKGYVYVSRDGLESDAALDGWVDRTLSFVKTLPDKTA; translated from the coding sequence ATGGCATTCGATACCGCGCTCGCCGAGCGCATCCGCAGTACACTGGCATCAAAGGTCTCCGTCACCGAAAAACGGATGTTTGGCGGGCTCGCGTTCATGCACCGCGGCTACATGTTCTGCGGCATCGTGAAAGACGAACTGATGGCCCGCGTCGGGCCGGCGGGGTACGAGGCCGCCCTCCGGCTACCGCATGTCCGGCCGATGGACTTTACCGGCAAACCGATGAAGGGGTATGTCTACGTGAGCCGGGACGGGCTGGAGTCGGACGCGGCCCTGGATGGCTGGGTGGACCGGACGCTGTCGTTTGTGAAGACGCTGCCGGACAAGACGGCGTAA
- a CDS encoding S24 family peptidase, with translation MSTTATSRKNNGSGFPSPAEDWLEPRLRLDDLIEHPASTFMVRVRGGAMAGEGISEGDVLVVDRAVRPRSGAVVVAFAAGEMVVRRIELSPGAVMLNAADGSPPHRLAPEEGDLIWGVVRYGIYSLAT, from the coding sequence ATGTCTACCACGGCCACATCGCGAAAAAACAACGGCAGCGGTTTTCCGAGTCCGGCAGAAGACTGGCTGGAGCCGCGGCTCCGTCTCGATGACCTGATCGAGCACCCGGCGAGCACCTTCATGGTGCGGGTGCGGGGCGGCGCGATGGCCGGGGAGGGGATCTCCGAGGGGGATGTGCTGGTGGTGGATCGGGCGGTTCGGCCCCGGTCGGGCGCGGTGGTGGTCGCCTTCGCGGCCGGCGAGATGGTCGTCCGCCGGATCGAGCTGAGCCCCGGCGCCGTCATGCTGAACGCCGCCGACGGATCGCCGCCGCATCGGCTGGCGCCGGAGGAGGGCGATCTCATCTGGGGAGTGGTTCGTTACGGCATCTATTCACTCGCAACCTGA
- a CDS encoding M20/M25/M40 family metallo-hydrolase, giving the protein MSLLSRLATAGVLAWLLAHSPIATHAQNLSPREAAIRDAVARQAADAVDFVEKTVAINSGTLNIEGVRAVGAVYREAFEALGMETSWIYYPDSLGRAGHLVAKTRGGEGPRLLLIGHLDTVFEPSSPFQTSRREGGFLIGPGAVDMKGGNAVILYALAALQEAGALHDAAITVMLTGDEEDPESIEIERRELIDEARRADVALGFEGSVGPHHATIARRGVSEWALEVESRTGHSSQIFTDAMGYGAVFEAARILDAFRRALSGEENLTINPGLVVGGAEATYDALAAAGEAEGKTNVLAARVIVQGDLRFLTEEQKEMARSTMRNIARQNLPGTRATITFREGYPAMSPTEGNQRLFRLFDTTSRDLGHGGIQPIDPGLRGAADISFASTYTDALSGLGPMGSGSHAVGERLDIASLEIATIRAAVFIYRLTRPGGYPTR; this is encoded by the coding sequence GTGAGCCTGTTATCCCGCCTCGCGACCGCCGGCGTGCTCGCGTGGCTGCTGGCGCACAGCCCGATCGCCACCCACGCGCAGAACCTGTCGCCCCGGGAAGCCGCGATACGCGATGCCGTAGCCCGGCAGGCCGCCGACGCGGTGGACTTCGTCGAGAAGACCGTCGCGATCAACAGCGGCACCCTGAACATCGAAGGCGTACGCGCCGTGGGAGCGGTCTACCGGGAGGCCTTCGAGGCGCTCGGCATGGAAACGAGCTGGATCTATTATCCGGATTCGCTGGGACGGGCCGGCCACCTGGTGGCCAAAACCCGGGGCGGCGAAGGACCGCGCCTGCTCCTCATCGGGCACCTCGACACGGTCTTCGAGCCTTCCAGTCCGTTCCAGACGAGCCGGCGCGAGGGAGGCTTTCTGATCGGCCCCGGCGCGGTGGACATGAAGGGCGGCAACGCCGTCATCCTTTACGCCCTGGCCGCGTTGCAGGAGGCCGGCGCGTTGCACGACGCCGCGATCACGGTCATGCTCACGGGCGACGAAGAGGACCCCGAATCGATCGAGATCGAGCGGCGCGAGTTGATCGACGAGGCGAGACGGGCGGACGTGGCCCTCGGCTTCGAAGGCTCCGTCGGCCCCCATCACGCGACGATCGCCCGGCGGGGCGTCAGCGAGTGGGCGCTGGAGGTCGAGAGCCGGACGGGCCACTCGTCCCAGATCTTCACCGACGCGATGGGGTACGGGGCTGTCTTCGAGGCGGCCCGCATCCTGGATGCGTTCCGACGGGCGTTGAGCGGGGAGGAGAACCTGACGATCAATCCGGGCCTCGTGGTCGGCGGGGCGGAGGCGACGTACGATGCGCTCGCGGCCGCCGGCGAGGCCGAGGGCAAAACGAACGTCCTGGCGGCCCGCGTCATCGTCCAGGGCGATCTGCGTTTTCTCACCGAAGAGCAAAAGGAAATGGCGCGGTCCACGATGCGCAACATCGCCCGCCAGAACCTGCCCGGCACCCGCGCGACGATCACGTTTCGCGAGGGCTATCCAGCCATGTCGCCGACGGAGGGCAACCAGCGGCTCTTCCGGCTTTTTGACACCACCAGCCGCGACCTCGGGCACGGCGGCATCCAGCCCATCGACCCGGGCCTGCGTGGCGCGGCCGACATCTCCTTCGCGTCCACCTACACGGACGCCCTCTCCGGACTGGGGCCGATGGGCTCCGGCTCCCACGCCGTGGGCGAGCGGCTCGACATCGCCTCGCTGGAAATCGCCACGATCCGGGCGGCGGTGTTCATCTACCGGCTGACGCGCCCCGGCGGGTATCCCACGCGCTGA
- a CDS encoding site-2 protease family protein — protein MKPYKVGTFARIDVFLHWSFFLMMGGIFVFYLYQGASVMAALAGVGMMGAAFLCVVLHEYGHALMARRFGIPTLDITLYPIGGVARLSRIPKEPAQEFLIAVAGPAVNIAIAGVLFGFLTVFGGAPSLPSVMAAPMQVVGALMWFNVMMAAFNMLPAFPMDGGRVLRAGLTVVLGFSRATQLAALVGHVVALGMFVYGIYTFQFMLLFIALFIVMAAQQEVQQTVMQ, from the coding sequence ATGAAACCCTACAAAGTCGGCACTTTTGCCCGCATCGATGTCTTCCTCCACTGGTCGTTTTTCCTGATGATGGGTGGCATCTTCGTGTTTTATCTCTACCAGGGCGCGTCCGTGATGGCGGCGCTCGCCGGCGTGGGCATGATGGGCGCCGCGTTTTTGTGCGTCGTGCTGCACGAATACGGCCACGCGCTGATGGCGCGGCGTTTCGGGATCCCGACGCTGGATATCACCCTCTACCCCATCGGCGGCGTGGCGCGGCTCTCGCGGATCCCCAAGGAGCCGGCACAGGAATTCCTGATCGCCGTAGCCGGCCCCGCGGTGAATATCGCCATCGCCGGCGTCTTGTTCGGTTTCCTCACCGTCTTCGGCGGCGCCCCGTCGCTCCCCAGCGTGATGGCCGCGCCGATGCAGGTGGTGGGTGCGCTCATGTGGTTCAACGTCATGATGGCGGCGTTCAACATGCTGCCGGCTTTCCCGATGGACGGCGGCCGCGTGCTGCGCGCCGGCCTGACCGTCGTGCTGGGTTTCAGCCGGGCGACGCAGCTGGCCGCTCTCGTCGGCCATGTCGTGGCGCTGGGGATGTTTGTGTACGGGATCTACACCTTCCAGTTCATGCTGCTGTTCATCGCCCTCTTTATCGTGATGGCGGCCCAGCAGGAAGTGCAGCAAACGGTCATGCAGTGA
- a CDS encoding thermonuclease family protein, translating to MRKMLTFLLLSAVACSFAPLAAAQVVRATAVIDGDRLVLDDGSRIRLAGVDAPERHPSPKMTEDALAAGHDLAREERLGAISAAYMAALVRGKPLVVDRLGLPEAPQDTEEEVYEPALVYVADERGRASYELNARMLADGYARLDFDQVAGDLTVYVGLYREAKMRGLGLWAPEPGVVGAADVTEAATRPSDESDPGESACTTHTACIWVTADSSGAGPGTWESRPGTQCPCAGKPNY from the coding sequence ATGCGGAAGATGCTGACGTTTCTGCTACTGTCCGCGGTAGCCTGCTCGTTTGCGCCGCTCGCGGCGGCGCAGGTCGTTCGCGCCACCGCCGTGATCGACGGAGACCGCCTCGTCCTCGACGACGGCTCGCGCATCCGGCTCGCCGGCGTGGATGCCCCGGAGCGCCACCCGTCGCCCAAGATGACCGAGGACGCCCTCGCCGCCGGCCACGATCTCGCCCGGGAAGAGCGTCTGGGTGCGATCTCGGCGGCCTACATGGCGGCGCTCGTGCGGGGCAAGCCGCTGGTCGTCGACCGCCTGGGCCTCCCGGAAGCGCCGCAGGATACGGAAGAAGAGGTCTACGAGCCGGCGTTGGTGTATGTGGCCGATGAACGCGGCCGAGCGAGCTACGAACTGAACGCGCGGATGCTGGCCGACGGGTACGCCCGGCTGGATTTCGATCAGGTGGCCGGCGACCTCACTGTGTATGTAGGGCTCTATCGGGAGGCGAAGATGCGCGGGCTCGGGCTATGGGCGCCCGAACCGGGCGTGGTGGGGGCTGCCGACGTAACGGAGGCCGCCACGCGTCCCTCCGACGAATCCGATCCGGGCGAATCGGCCTGCACCACGCATACGGCGTGCATCTGGGTGACGGCGGATTCCAGCGGCGCGGGGCCCGGTACCTGGGAATCGCGCCCTGGTACGCAATGCCCGTGTGCGGGAAAGCCGAACTACTGA
- a CDS encoding glycoside hydrolase family 32 protein — protein MATGCTERPAAPVAYREPFRLQYHFSPEKNWMNDPNGLVYHDGEYHLFYQHNPYGDRWGHMSWGHAVSPDLMHWEHLPVALEEEDGIMIFSGSAVVDTRNTSGFGTADQPPMVAIYTGHTDTLQTQHIAYSVDRGRTWTKYAGNPVIDLGLKDFRDPKVFWHDESGQWIMVVSVPAEHNVHFYGSPDLKEWTFLSAFGPEGASDSIWECPDLFPLPIEGRDGATRWVLIVNIGSNAAAGGSGGQYFVGSFDGKTFTNDNPPEQVLWVDHGADFYAGVTWGDIPESDGRRILIGWFNNWQYAQDIPTSPWRSAQSVPRALALRETPQGLRLVQHPVREVESLRETPQTFAGLDFAAADALGLKGNQFELNAEIALNGADRVEIAVLARGAEQTVVGYDASEGVVFIDRTASGIGDFHDAFLARHTAPLAAPDGIVRLRLLVDWSSVELFAGDGLVALSDRVFPDPESQSIRFSHAGGSPVLTSLAIWPLKSTWGRPSL, from the coding sequence TTGGCGACGGGTTGCACGGAGCGGCCTGCCGCGCCCGTCGCCTATCGCGAGCCCTTCCGCCTCCAGTATCATTTTTCGCCCGAGAAGAACTGGATGAACGACCCGAACGGGCTCGTCTATCACGATGGCGAATATCACCTTTTTTACCAGCACAACCCGTACGGCGATCGCTGGGGCCATATGAGCTGGGGGCACGCCGTCAGCCCGGATCTGATGCACTGGGAGCATCTCCCCGTGGCGCTCGAAGAGGAAGACGGCATCATGATCTTCTCGGGCAGCGCCGTCGTGGATACACGGAACACGTCCGGCTTCGGCACGGCGGATCAACCGCCGATGGTGGCCATCTATACCGGTCACACGGATACGCTCCAGACGCAGCATATCGCGTACAGTGTCGACCGGGGGCGGACGTGGACCAAATACGCCGGCAACCCGGTCATCGATCTCGGCTTGAAGGACTTCCGGGATCCCAAGGTATTCTGGCACGACGAATCCGGGCAATGGATCATGGTCGTTTCCGTCCCGGCCGAACACAACGTGCACTTTTACGGCTCGCCTGACCTCAAGGAATGGACCTTCCTGAGCGCTTTCGGGCCGGAGGGCGCGTCGGACAGCATCTGGGAATGCCCCGACCTCTTCCCGCTGCCGATCGAGGGGCGCGACGGCGCGACGCGGTGGGTGCTCATCGTAAACATCGGCTCGAACGCCGCCGCCGGCGGGTCGGGCGGTCAGTACTTCGTGGGGTCGTTCGACGGCAAGACGTTTACGAACGACAATCCCCCGGAGCAGGTGTTATGGGTGGATCATGGCGCCGACTTTTACGCCGGCGTCACCTGGGGGGATATCCCGGAATCGGACGGCCGGCGCATCCTGATCGGATGGTTCAACAACTGGCAATACGCGCAGGACATCCCTACCTCCCCCTGGCGCAGCGCCCAGTCGGTGCCGCGCGCCCTCGCATTGCGGGAGACGCCGCAGGGTCTCCGGCTCGTCCAGCACCCGGTACGTGAGGTGGAGTCGCTGCGGGAGACGCCGCAGACATTCGCCGGCCTCGACTTCGCCGCCGCCGACGCGCTGGGTTTGAAAGGCAATCAGTTTGAACTCAATGCCGAGATCGCCCTGAACGGAGCGGATCGCGTCGAGATCGCCGTGCTGGCCCGGGGCGCGGAGCAAACCGTCGTGGGCTACGACGCGTCGGAAGGCGTGGTGTTTATCGACCGGACGGCCTCGGGCATCGGGGATTTCCACGACGCGTTTCTCGCGCGGCACACGGCTCCGCTGGCGGCCCCGGACGGGATCGTTCGCCTCCGGCTTCTGGTCGACTGGTCGTCCGTCGAACTGTTCGCCGGCGACGGCCTCGTGGCCCTGTCCGACCGCGTCTTTCCGGATCCGGAGAGTCAGTCCATCCGCTTCTCCCACGCGGGAGGTTCACCGGTGCTCACGTCGCTCGCGATCTGGCCATTAAAATCGACCTGGGGGCGTCCTTCCCTGTAG
- a CDS encoding formylglycine-generating enzyme family protein has product MSSEQPAPSSPLSSRQILLRLGLPLAVVAGIAVFLIATGKKGGMDAPETAVPVLLAFDGPVAPPEGIALPEGMVYVPGGRTRIGSEKGLPMEMPVFETDVEPFFMDEHPVTVAQFRAFVEATGFKTQAEAFGDAAVLNMETYEWILLPGATWHHPQGPDGPAAKDDHPVTQVSWNDAVAYAEWAGRRLPTEFEWEHAARGATSAPHDYAWGNALFADGKPRANTWEGEFPFFNSGDDGYLYTSPVGAFGKTPLGLTDMGGNVWEWTDSWYLPYNELDEPFEIDEFSERVQRGGSFLCNDGYCHGYRVSARSHSTPESSLFHVGFRTVMDVPR; this is encoded by the coding sequence ATGTCATCCGAACAGCCTGCCCCGTCGTCCCCGCTTTCATCTCGCCAGATCCTGCTCCGCCTCGGCCTGCCGCTCGCGGTCGTGGCCGGCATCGCGGTATTTCTGATAGCGACCGGCAAAAAGGGAGGAATGGACGCTCCGGAAACGGCGGTTCCTGTCCTGCTCGCCTTCGATGGCCCGGTGGCGCCTCCCGAGGGCATCGCGTTGCCGGAGGGCATGGTCTACGTGCCCGGCGGACGAACCCGCATCGGGTCGGAGAAAGGGCTGCCGATGGAAATGCCGGTGTTCGAGACCGACGTCGAGCCGTTTTTCATGGATGAGCACCCCGTCACGGTCGCCCAGTTCCGGGCCTTTGTCGAGGCGACCGGCTTCAAAACGCAGGCGGAAGCTTTTGGTGATGCCGCCGTGCTGAACATGGAGACCTACGAGTGGATCCTGCTGCCGGGCGCGACCTGGCACCATCCGCAGGGTCCCGATGGCCCGGCGGCGAAGGACGATCATCCCGTGACCCAGGTGTCGTGGAACGACGCGGTGGCCTATGCGGAATGGGCCGGCCGGCGGTTGCCGACCGAGTTCGAGTGGGAGCACGCCGCCCGCGGCGCCACATCGGCCCCGCACGACTATGCCTGGGGCAATGCCCTGTTTGCCGACGGCAAACCGCGCGCAAACACCTGGGAAGGGGAGTTTCCCTTCTTTAACTCGGGCGATGACGGCTACCTCTACACGTCCCCCGTCGGCGCGTTCGGCAAGACGCCCCTCGGCCTCACCGACATGGGCGGCAACGTCTGGGAATGGACCGACAGCTGGTACCTGCCCTACAACGAACTCGACGAACCCTTCGAGATCGACGAGTTCAGCGAGCGCGTCCAGCGCGGCGGCTCGTTCCTGTGCAACGACGGCTACTGCCACGGATACCGGGTGTCGGCACGCAGCCATTCCACGCCGGAATCATCGCTCTTCCACGTCGGCTTCCGCACGGTGATGGATGTGCCGCGCTGA